Proteins from one Ramlibacter sp. PS4R-6 genomic window:
- a CDS encoding branched-chain amino acid ABC transporter permease: protein MTEIFGIPIQAFLGQLMLGLVNGAFYAMLSLGLAVIFGLLDIVNFAHGALYMVGAFLAWIMLEKWGVNYWFALILAPLVVGALGVVIERTMLKRLYGLDPLYGLLLTFGLSLILEGIFRDQYGVSGQSYSVPDALAGATNLGFMVLPNYRAFVVLASLIVCVGTWYIIERTRLGAYLRAGTENAKLVQAFGVNVPVMVMLTYGAGAALAALAGVLAAPVYQVAPQMGSNLIIIVFAVVVIGGMGSIMGSVVTGLGLGVIEGFTKVFYPEASNIVVFVIMAIVLMVRPAGLFGKEA from the coding sequence ATGACCGAAATCTTCGGAATCCCGATCCAGGCTTTCCTTGGCCAGTTGATGCTGGGGCTGGTGAATGGCGCCTTCTACGCCATGCTCAGCCTCGGCCTGGCCGTGATCTTCGGCCTGCTGGACATCGTGAACTTCGCGCACGGCGCGCTGTACATGGTCGGCGCGTTCCTCGCGTGGATCATGCTGGAGAAGTGGGGCGTGAACTACTGGTTCGCGCTCATCCTCGCCCCGCTCGTGGTCGGCGCCCTGGGCGTGGTCATCGAGCGCACCATGCTCAAGCGGCTGTACGGGCTCGACCCGCTGTACGGCCTGCTCCTCACCTTCGGCCTGTCGCTGATCCTGGAAGGCATCTTCCGCGACCAGTATGGCGTGTCGGGCCAGTCCTATTCCGTGCCCGATGCGCTGGCCGGCGCCACGAACCTCGGGTTCATGGTGCTGCCCAATTACCGCGCGTTCGTCGTGCTGGCATCTCTCATCGTGTGCGTCGGCACGTGGTACATCATCGAGCGCACGCGGCTGGGCGCGTACCTTCGCGCAGGTACCGAGAACGCCAAGCTCGTGCAGGCCTTCGGCGTCAACGTGCCCGTGATGGTGATGCTCACCTACGGCGCGGGCGCGGCGCTCGCCGCGCTGGCCGGCGTGCTTGCCGCACCCGTCTACCAGGTCGCGCCGCAAATGGGCTCCAACCTGATCATCATCGTGTTCGCCGTCGTCGTGATCGGCGGCATGGGCTCCATCATGGGCTCGGTCGTCACCGGCCTGGGCCTGGGCGTCATCGAGGGCTTCACCAAGGTCTTCTACCCGGAGGCATCCAACATCGTCGTCTTCGTGATC